In Bradyrhizobium sp. 1(2017), one DNA window encodes the following:
- a CDS encoding aspartate kinase, with protein sequence MSRLVMKFGGTSVANIERIRNVARHVKREVDAGHEVAVVVSAMSGKTNELVAWCTEASPMHDAREYDAVVASGEQVTSGLLAIVLQGMGIQARSWQGWQIPIKTSDAHASARIEDIDGSEIIKRFQERKEVAVIAGFQGINPETNRITTLGRGGSDTSAVAVAAAVKADRCDIYTDVDGVYTTDPRIVPKAKRLDKIAFEDMLELASQGAKVLQVRSVELGMVHNMPIFVRSSFDKPEDIDPHANQPPGTLICSEEEIMESHVVTGIAFSKDEAQISVRQIEDKPGVAASIFGPLAEANINVDMIVQNVSEDGKTTDLTFTVPAADYTRAKDTITAAKAKIGYARLDTATDVAKISVIGSGMRSHAGVAAQAFSALAGRNINIRAITTSEIKFSVLIDTAYTELAVRTLHTLYGLDQT encoded by the coding sequence ATGAGCCGCCTCGTGATGAAATTCGGCGGCACGTCCGTCGCCAACATCGAACGTATCCGCAACGTCGCGCGCCATGTGAAGCGTGAGGTCGACGCCGGCCATGAAGTGGCCGTGGTCGTCTCTGCGATGTCCGGCAAGACCAACGAGCTGGTCGCCTGGTGCACCGAGGCCTCGCCCATGCACGATGCGCGCGAATACGACGCCGTCGTCGCATCCGGCGAGCAGGTGACGTCAGGCCTGCTTGCCATCGTGCTGCAGGGCATGGGCATTCAGGCCCGCTCCTGGCAGGGCTGGCAGATCCCGATCAAGACCAGCGACGCCCATGCCTCGGCCCGGATCGAGGACATCGACGGTAGCGAGATCATCAAGCGCTTCCAGGAACGCAAGGAGGTCGCGGTCATCGCCGGCTTCCAGGGCATCAATCCCGAGACAAACCGCATCACCACGCTCGGCCGTGGCGGCTCCGACACCTCGGCCGTGGCCGTCGCCGCCGCCGTCAAGGCCGACCGCTGCGATATCTACACCGATGTCGACGGTGTCTACACCACCGATCCGCGAATCGTGCCGAAGGCCAAGCGGCTCGACAAGATCGCATTCGAAGACATGCTGGAACTGGCTTCCCAGGGCGCAAAAGTGCTCCAGGTCCGTTCGGTGGAACTCGGCATGGTCCACAACATGCCGATCTTCGTCCGCTCGAGCTTCGACAAGCCCGAGGATATCGACCCGCATGCCAACCAGCCGCCCGGCACGCTGATCTGCAGCGAGGAGGAGATCATGGAAAGCCACGTCGTCACCGGTATCGCCTTCTCCAAGGACGAGGCCCAGATCTCGGTGCGCCAGATCGAGGACAAGCCGGGCGTGGCGGCCTCGATCTTCGGCCCGCTGGCGGAGGCCAACATCAACGTCGACATGATCGTTCAGAACGTGTCCGAAGACGGCAAGACCACCGACCTCACCTTCACGGTGCCGGCCGCCGACTACACCCGCGCCAAGGACACGATTACCGCCGCCAAGGCCAAGATCGGCTATGCCCGGCTCGATACCGCCACCGACGTCGCCAAGATCTCGGTGATCGGCAGCGGCATGCGCAGCCATGCCGGCGTCGCCGCCCAGGCGTTCTCGGCCCTCGCCGGACGGAATATCAACATCCGGGCCATTACAACCTCCGAGATCAAATTCTCGGTTTTGATCGACACCGCCTATACCGAGCTTGCAGTGCGCACCCTGCACACGCTCTACGGCCTCGATCAGACCTAG
- a CDS encoding PH domain-containing protein, whose translation MARYIDEILQPGERVLYSTNAHWIFHLPAILAWIVALALLVLSWQTTVNGLMMLCLIGAGLVALAALFWTVKGWFHRFTTETDVTNLRVVHKTGFIKRRTFEMALDKVESVDVDQTILGRILNYGDVTIRGVGEGIETIRTIASPLAFRSSITTR comes from the coding sequence ATGGCGCGTTATATCGACGAGATCCTGCAACCGGGCGAGCGGGTGCTGTATTCGACCAATGCGCACTGGATCTTCCATTTGCCGGCCATCCTGGCCTGGATCGTGGCCCTGGCCCTGCTCGTCCTGTCATGGCAGACCACAGTCAATGGGCTCATGATGCTGTGTCTCATCGGCGCAGGGCTGGTGGCTTTGGCAGCCCTGTTCTGGACCGTGAAGGGCTGGTTCCATCGCTTCACCACCGAGACCGACGTCACCAACCTCCGGGTTGTGCACAAGACCGGGTTCATCAAGCGCCGCACCTTCGAGATGGCGTTGGATAAGGTCGAGAGCGTCGATGTCGACCAGACCATTCTTGGACGTATTCTCAACTACGGCGACGTGACGATTCGCGGCGTCGGCGAGGGGATCGAGACGATCCGGACCATCGCCTCGCCGCTCGCCTTCCGTAGTTCGATCACCACGCGGTAG
- the ubiG gene encoding bifunctional 2-polyprenyl-6-hydroxyphenol methylase/3-demethylubiquinol 3-O-methyltransferase UbiG — translation MSMQQNTSATAQPGSTVDAAEIVKFSKLSAEWWDPKGKMAPLHRINPLRLGYIRDAACRKFERNVRSLNCLAGLRVLDIGCGAGLLCEPLSRLGAQVIGVDPSVSNIAAAKLHAGKSHLSIDYRCTTVEEIDPRERFDIVLAMEVVEHVTDVGVFLKRCASMLKPNGLMVVSTLNRNWKSFALAIVGAEYVLRWLPRGTHEWNKFVTPDELAKYLLDNRLVVTEQSGVVYSPFADKWTLSSDMDVNYMVVAEGMV, via the coding sequence ATGAGCATGCAGCAAAACACTTCCGCCACCGCCCAGCCGGGCTCGACCGTCGACGCCGCCGAGATCGTGAAATTCTCGAAACTCTCGGCGGAGTGGTGGGATCCCAAGGGCAAGATGGCGCCGCTGCACCGGATCAATCCGCTGCGGCTCGGCTACATCCGCGACGCCGCCTGCCGCAAGTTCGAGCGCAATGTGCGCAGCCTCAACTGCCTCGCCGGCCTGCGCGTGCTCGACATCGGCTGCGGGGCGGGTCTCTTGTGCGAGCCGCTGTCGCGGCTGGGCGCACAGGTCATCGGCGTCGATCCCTCAGTCAGCAACATCGCCGCCGCAAAGCTTCATGCCGGCAAGAGCCATCTGTCGATCGACTACCGCTGCACCACGGTGGAGGAGATCGATCCGCGCGAGCGCTTCGACATCGTGCTGGCGATGGAGGTGGTCGAGCACGTCACCGACGTCGGCGTCTTCCTGAAGCGCTGCGCATCGATGTTGAAGCCGAACGGCCTGATGGTGGTGTCGACGCTGAACCGGAACTGGAAGAGCTTTGCGCTCGCCATCGTCGGCGCCGAATACGTGCTGCGCTGGCTGCCGCGCGGCACCCACGAATGGAACAAGTTCGTCACCCCCGACGAGCTCGCAAAATACCTGCTCGACAACCGCCTCGTCGTCACCGAGCAGAGCGGCGTCGTCTACTCACCCTTCGCCGACAAATGGACCCTCTCCTCCGACATGGACGTGAACTACATGGTGGTCGCGGAAGGAATGGTGTGA
- a CDS encoding GIY-YIG nuclease family protein — MYYVYILASRHHGTLYIGITNSLQKRLEEHRAGKGSEFVKRYGVHRLVYTEAYERAEEAIAREKQLKRWKRDWKIELIERDNPEWRDLSDLLV, encoded by the coding sequence ATGTACTACGTCTACATCCTCGCCAGCCGCCATCACGGAACGCTCTATATCGGGATAACTAACTCGCTCCAGAAACGCCTGGAAGAGCACCGCGCCGGCAAAGGTTCGGAGTTCGTCAAGCGCTATGGCGTGCACAGGCTCGTCTACACCGAGGCCTATGAGCGAGCCGAAGAAGCGATTGCTCGCGAAAAGCAGCTCAAGCGCTGGAAGCGCGACTGGAAGATCGAGCTGATCGAACGCGACAATCCGGAGTGGCGCGATCTGAGCGACTTGCTTGTTTGA
- a CDS encoding EamA family transporter, translated as MLTVASLWIPFTVVAALGQVARNAMQRSLTKPLGTWGATNIRFLFGFPFSLLFLGVVLVATGDHLGMPPAVFWPWLLLGALSQIVATGLMLLAMNDRSFVVTTAYLKTEAIQTAIFGFVFLGDHLTWLKVLAIVIATVGVVITALRPGGEKSFAELKPTITGLVAAAAFALSAVGFRGAIINVPGVSFVTAASFTLVLGLFVQTLVLTIYLLWRAPDVLRGILGLWRPSMLAGFTGAFASQFWFLAFALTAAANVRTLALIEVLFAQAVAYYSFKQPIAPRELAGIALIVVGVAVLVGA; from the coding sequence ATGCTCACCGTCGCCAGCCTCTGGATTCCCTTCACCGTCGTTGCTGCGCTGGGCCAGGTCGCGCGCAATGCGATGCAGCGGTCGCTGACCAAGCCGCTGGGGACCTGGGGCGCGACCAATATCCGCTTCCTGTTCGGCTTTCCGTTCTCGCTGCTGTTTCTGGGTGTGGTGCTGGTCGCGACCGGCGATCATCTCGGCATGCCACCGGCCGTGTTCTGGCCATGGCTCCTGCTCGGGGCACTCAGCCAGATCGTCGCCACCGGGCTGATGCTGCTCGCGATGAACGATCGCTCCTTCGTGGTGACGACGGCCTACCTCAAGACCGAGGCGATCCAGACAGCGATCTTCGGCTTCGTCTTTCTCGGCGATCACCTGACCTGGCTGAAAGTGCTCGCGATCGTGATCGCCACTGTCGGCGTCGTCATTACCGCGCTGCGGCCGGGCGGCGAGAAGAGCTTTGCCGAGCTGAAGCCGACCATCACCGGCCTCGTCGCGGCTGCGGCGTTCGCGCTTTCCGCGGTCGGCTTTCGCGGCGCCATCATCAATGTGCCGGGCGTATCGTTCGTAACCGCCGCATCGTTCACGCTGGTGCTCGGCCTGTTCGTGCAGACGCTGGTGCTGACGATCTATCTGCTTTGGCGCGCGCCGGACGTGTTGCGGGGCATCCTCGGACTATGGCGGCCGTCGATGCTGGCGGGCTTCACGGGCGCCTTCGCCTCGCAATTCTGGTTCCTGGCGTTCGCGCTGACGGCCGCCGCCAATGTCCGCACGCTCGCCCTGATCGAGGTGCTGTTCGCGCAAGCCGTGGCATACTATTCGTTCAAGCAGCCGATCGCGCCGCGCGAGCTTGCAGGCATCGCGCTGATCGTCGTCGGGGTAGCTGTGCTGGTGGGAGCTTAG
- a CDS encoding DUF1178 family protein has product MIRYALHCDRNHEFESWFQSSSAYDSQVKRKLVTCPICGSAKVDKAIMAPRIVGKKGRGRAAPPPEPTANATPAPEAAPSGPTSLLMAQERELRTKLKELRDHIVKNADNVGERFANEARAMHYGDKEHRPIYGEASPDEAKSLIDEGIEVSPLPTLPEDRN; this is encoded by the coding sequence ATGATCCGCTACGCGCTGCACTGCGACCGGAACCACGAATTCGAGAGCTGGTTTCAGAGCTCGTCGGCCTATGATTCGCAGGTCAAGCGCAAGCTCGTGACCTGCCCGATCTGCGGCTCGGCCAAGGTCGACAAGGCGATCATGGCTCCGCGCATCGTCGGCAAGAAGGGGCGCGGACGCGCTGCGCCGCCGCCGGAGCCCACCGCGAACGCCACGCCTGCGCCGGAGGCTGCACCATCAGGACCGACCTCGCTGCTGATGGCGCAGGAGCGCGAGCTGCGCACCAAGCTGAAGGAATTGCGCGACCATATCGTCAAGAACGCCGACAATGTCGGTGAACGCTTCGCCAATGAAGCCCGCGCCATGCATTACGGCGACAAGGAGCACCGGCCGATCTATGGCGAGGCCTCGCCCGACGAAGCCAAGTCGCTGATCGACGAGGGCATCGAGGTCTCGCCGCTGCCGACGTTGCCGGAAGACCGGAATTGA
- a CDS encoding carbon-nitrogen hydrolase family protein codes for MSENRTFTAAMVQMRTGLMPEPSLAQATKLIRQAAANGADYVQTPEVSNMMQLNRKALFEHLQSEEDDTSLKAYRALAAELKIHLHVGSLALRFSPEKAVNRSFLIGPEGNVLASYDKIHMFDIELPDGESYRESANYQPGETAVISDLPWGRVGLTICYDVRFPALYRALAESGASFITVPSAFTRKTGEAHWHVLLRSRAIETGCFIFAAAQAGTHENKRETYGHSLIIDPWGEILAEGDVEPGIIMATIDPAKVETARRAIPSLQHGRRFGVADAKAGPDHLHLVRGSA; via the coding sequence ATGAGCGAGAACCGCACATTCACCGCGGCCATGGTGCAGATGCGCACCGGCCTGATGCCGGAGCCGAGCCTGGCGCAGGCCACCAAGCTGATCCGGCAGGCGGCGGCGAACGGCGCCGACTACGTGCAGACGCCCGAGGTCAGCAACATGATGCAGCTGAACCGCAAGGCGCTGTTCGAGCATCTGCAGAGCGAGGAGGACGACACCTCACTCAAAGCCTATCGCGCGCTGGCGGCGGAACTGAAGATCCACCTCCATGTCGGCTCGCTGGCGCTGCGCTTCTCGCCCGAGAAAGCGGTCAACCGCTCCTTTCTGATCGGGCCCGAGGGCAACGTGCTCGCGAGCTACGACAAGATCCACATGTTCGACATCGAGCTGCCGGACGGCGAGAGCTATCGCGAATCCGCCAATTACCAGCCGGGCGAGACGGCCGTGATCTCCGACCTGCCCTGGGGCCGCGTCGGGCTGACGATCTGCTACGACGTGCGGTTTCCCGCGCTCTACCGCGCGCTCGCCGAAAGCGGGGCGTCCTTCATCACCGTACCCTCGGCCTTCACCCGCAAGACCGGCGAAGCGCATTGGCATGTGCTGCTGCGTTCGCGCGCAATCGAGACCGGCTGCTTCATCTTCGCCGCCGCACAAGCGGGCACCCACGAAAACAAGCGCGAGACCTATGGTCACTCCCTGATCATCGATCCCTGGGGCGAAATTCTCGCCGAGGGCGACGTCGAGCCCGGTATCATCATGGCCACGATCGATCCTGCCAAGGTCGAGACCGCGCGCCGGGCGATCCCATCGCTCCAGCACGGCCGTCGCTTCGGCGTCGCCGATGCCAAGGCCGGGCCGGACCATTTGCATCTGGTGCGAGGATCGGCATGA
- the grxC gene encoding glutaredoxin 3 encodes MTAAVEIYTRPGCGYCSAARSLLTRKKAAFTEFDIAKNPAWRQDMYDRAGQGSTFPQIWIGGTHVGGCDELYALDREGKLDGMLDSIKAVS; translated from the coding sequence ATGACTGCTGCCGTCGAGATCTACACTAGGCCGGGCTGTGGCTATTGTTCCGCCGCAAGGTCCCTGCTGACCCGCAAGAAGGCGGCCTTCACGGAGTTCGATATCGCCAAGAATCCGGCCTGGCGGCAGGACATGTACGACCGCGCCGGCCAGGGCTCGACCTTCCCGCAGATCTGGATCGGCGGAACCCATGTCGGCGGCTGCGACGAGCTCTATGCGCTCGACCGCGAAGGCAAGCTCGACGGCATGCTCGACAGCATCAAGGCCGTCTCATGA
- a CDS encoding ComF family protein, with protein MEAETVPARSIAAPLRAAWSAGRHVLSRAVRLALDIALPTQCVSCREPVDGEGVCASCWARLSFIERPYCPRLGIPFVYDPGPDMLSMEAIASPPAYQRARAAVRYDDVARTLVHALKYQDRTDLAPAMGRWMARAGGELLSGADMLIPVPLHWRRAWRRRYNQSGALAQIIARQSGVKVRGDLLRRVRATEQQIGLSRARRATNVQGAFQVSPDRQAEIQGRRIVLVDDVLTSGATLDTCARALLRAKAAQVDVLVFARVVESGPRPI; from the coding sequence ATGGAAGCCGAAACCGTCCCCGCCCGCTCCATCGCCGCACCCTTGCGGGCGGCGTGGTCGGCCGGCCGCCACGTGCTGTCGCGTGCGGTACGGCTCGCCCTCGACATCGCGCTGCCAACGCAGTGCGTCTCCTGCCGCGAGCCGGTCGATGGCGAGGGCGTTTGCGCGTCCTGCTGGGCGCGGCTGTCGTTCATCGAGCGGCCCTATTGCCCGCGGCTCGGCATTCCCTTCGTCTACGACCCCGGTCCCGACATGCTGTCGATGGAGGCGATCGCGAGCCCGCCGGCCTACCAGCGGGCCCGCGCGGCGGTGCGCTATGACGACGTCGCGCGCACGCTGGTGCATGCCCTGAAATACCAGGACCGGACCGATCTGGCGCCGGCCATGGGCCGCTGGATGGCCCGCGCAGGCGGCGAGTTGCTCTCCGGCGCCGACATGCTGATCCCGGTTCCCCTGCATTGGCGGCGGGCCTGGCGACGCCGCTACAACCAGTCCGGGGCATTGGCCCAGATCATCGCGCGGCAAAGCGGCGTGAAGGTGCGCGGCGACCTGCTGCGCCGGGTGCGCGCCACCGAGCAGCAGATCGGCCTGTCCAGGGCCCGGCGCGCCACCAACGTGCAGGGCGCGTTCCAGGTATCCCCCGACCGCCAGGCCGAGATTCAGGGCCGCCGTATCGTCCTGGTCGACGACGTCCTGACATCGGGGGCGACGCTGGACACCTGTGCGCGGGCCCTGCTGCGCGCAAAGGCGGCCCAGGTCGACGTGCTGGTCTTTGCCCGGGTTGTCGAGAGCGGCCCCCGTCCCATATAA
- a CDS encoding methyltransferase domain-containing protein, with the protein MAQIPQTPPALFDRALLHARQRRAEVQGAATFLLDRVGEDMSDRLAAVMREFHAPADLWTPGEGLAALRTRLPSIERIAPDAAGAEKLPFAPDSLDLVVSALALQFVNDLPGVLAQIRRALRPDGLLLAAMIGGDSLTELRQAFAAAEAECEGGVSPRVAPFADLRDIGALLQRAGFALPVTDVDRVVVRYGNAFALMQDLRRMGAANVLIERRRAPTRRATLLRMAEIYTERFADADGRIRATFDIIWLSGWAPHASQQQPLKPGSAKASLAEAVKKAGES; encoded by the coding sequence ATGGCCCAAATTCCGCAAACCCCGCCCGCCCTGTTCGATCGCGCCTTGCTGCACGCACGGCAGCGGCGTGCGGAGGTGCAGGGGGCCGCGACGTTCCTGCTCGATCGTGTCGGCGAGGACATGTCGGACCGGCTGGCGGCAGTGATGCGGGAATTTCACGCGCCGGCTGATCTCTGGACACCCGGTGAGGGGCTTGCTGCGTTGCGTACGCGGCTCCCGTCGATCGAACGGATCGCGCCCGACGCGGCGGGTGCGGAAAAACTGCCCTTCGCACCCGATAGCCTCGATCTCGTCGTCTCGGCGCTGGCGCTGCAATTCGTCAACGATCTGCCGGGCGTGCTCGCGCAAATCCGCCGCGCGCTGAGGCCTGATGGCCTGCTGCTCGCCGCGATGATCGGCGGCGACAGCCTGACCGAGCTGCGCCAGGCCTTTGCCGCGGCTGAGGCCGAATGCGAGGGTGGCGTTTCGCCGCGCGTCGCACCGTTCGCCGATCTCAGGGACATCGGCGCGCTGTTGCAGCGGGCGGGCTTCGCGCTGCCGGTCACCGATGTCGATCGTGTCGTGGTGCGCTATGGCAATGCCTTCGCGCTGATGCAGGATCTCCGCCGCATGGGCGCTGCCAATGTGCTGATCGAGCGCCGGCGTGCGCCGACGCGTCGCGCGACCCTGTTGCGCATGGCCGAGATCTACACCGAACGCTTTGCCGATGCCGACGGCCGCATCCGCGCCACCTTCGACATCATCTGGCTGTCCGGCTGGGCGCCGCATGCGAGCCAGCAGCAGCCGCTCAAGCCGGGGTCGGCGAAAGCGAGCCTGGCCGAGGCGGTGAAGAAGGCGGGGGAGAGTTAA
- a CDS encoding (deoxy)nucleoside triphosphate pyrophosphohydrolase, with product MADLKLTLVVACALVDADKRVLIAQRPEGKALAGLWEFPGGKLEPGERPEQSLIRELHEELGITVAEPCLAPLTFASYGYETFHLLMPLYICRRWEGQVTPREGQALAWVRANKLRDYPMPPADIPLIPHLIDLLM from the coding sequence ATGGCCGATCTCAAACTGACCTTGGTGGTTGCCTGCGCGCTGGTCGACGCCGACAAGCGCGTCCTGATCGCGCAGCGCCCCGAAGGCAAGGCCCTGGCGGGGCTCTGGGAATTCCCCGGCGGCAAGCTCGAGCCGGGCGAGCGGCCCGAACAGAGCCTGATCCGCGAGCTTCACGAGGAGCTCGGTATTACCGTCGCCGAGCCGTGCCTCGCGCCGCTGACATTTGCGAGCTACGGCTACGAGACCTTCCATCTGTTGATGCCGCTCTACATCTGCCGGCGCTGGGAAGGGCAGGTCACGCCACGCGAAGGCCAGGCCTTGGCCTGGGTCCGCGCCAACAAGCTGCGCGACTATCCGATGCCGCCCGCGGACATTCCGCTGATCCCGCATCTGATCGATCTGCTGATGTGA
- the argJ gene encoding bifunctional glutamate N-acetyltransferase/amino-acid acetyltransferase ArgJ translates to MSSSVSPLAPKTVPDMPVIAGIRLATAEAGIRYKNRTDVLLAVMDKGTAVAGVFTRSKCPSAPVEWCRAKLKGGKARALVVNSGNANAFTGKTGRASTALTAKIAAKAVGCSESEIFLASTGVIGEPLDATKFDGVLGRLAETAEPGDYLTAAKAIMTTDTFPKVATATVKLGKAKVTINGMAKGAGMIAPDMATMLSFIFTDAPIAPAALQALLKSGVEDTFNAVTIDGDTSTSDTLLAFATGAAAEHGAPRISRASDPRLKAFVKAFNQVLANLAEQVARDGEGARKLVEITVEGAKTKASARKIAMSIANSPLVKTAIAGEDANWGRVVMAVGKAGEPADRDKLSISFNGIRVARSGARDPSYDEAQVSEAMKAPEIAILVSLGLGKGRDRVMTCDLTKEYVAINGDYRS, encoded by the coding sequence ATGTCCTCCTCCGTCTCCCCGCTCGCCCCGAAAACCGTTCCCGACATGCCCGTGATCGCGGGCATCCGCCTGGCGACGGCCGAGGCCGGCATTCGCTACAAGAACCGCACCGACGTGCTGCTGGCGGTGATGGACAAGGGCACCGCGGTCGCCGGCGTGTTCACGCGGTCGAAATGCCCCTCGGCACCGGTCGAATGGTGCCGTGCCAAGCTGAAGGGCGGCAAGGCCCGCGCGCTCGTCGTCAATTCCGGCAACGCCAACGCCTTCACCGGCAAGACCGGCCGGGCATCGACGGCGCTGACCGCGAAGATTGCAGCCAAGGCGGTCGGCTGCAGCGAAAGCGAGATCTTCCTGGCCTCGACCGGCGTGATCGGCGAGCCGCTGGACGCAACCAAGTTCGACGGCGTGCTCGGCCGTCTCGCCGAAACCGCCGAGCCCGGCGATTATCTGACCGCGGCCAAGGCAATCATGACCACCGACACCTTCCCGAAGGTCGCGACCGCCACCGTCAAGCTCGGCAAGGCCAAGGTCACCATCAACGGCATGGCCAAGGGTGCCGGCATGATCGCGCCCGATATGGCTACGATGCTGTCCTTCATCTTCACCGACGCGCCGATCGCGCCCGCCGCGCTGCAGGCCCTGCTCAAGAGCGGCGTCGAGGACACGTTCAACGCCGTGACGATCGACGGCGACACCTCGACCTCCGACACGCTGCTGGCCTTCGCGACGGGGGCTGCGGCCGAGCACGGCGCGCCCAGGATCAGCCGCGCCAGCGACCCGCGCCTGAAGGCCTTCGTCAAGGCGTTCAACCAGGTGCTCGCCAATCTCGCCGAGCAGGTGGCCCGCGACGGCGAAGGCGCGCGCAAGCTGGTCGAGATCACCGTCGAGGGCGCCAAGACCAAGGCCTCCGCGCGCAAGATCGCGATGTCGATCGCGAATTCGCCGCTGGTGAAGACCGCGATCGCCGGCGAGGACGCCAATTGGGGCCGCGTGGTGATGGCGGTCGGCAAGGCCGGCGAGCCGGCCGACCGCGACAAGCTGTCGATCTCCTTCAACGGCATCCGCGTCGCCAGGAGCGGCGCGCGCGATCCGTCCTACGACGAAGCCCAGGTGTCGGAAGCGATGAAGGCGCCGGAGATCGCGATTCTGGTCTCGCTCGGTCTCGGCAAGGGCCGCGACCGCGTCATGACCTGCGACCTCACCAAGGAATATGTCGCGATCAACGGGGATTACAGGTCTTGA
- a CDS encoding peptidylprolyl isomerase — MTTSFPVTTGQRFRHASALAGCLALALSLAFAGPLRAADDPVLAKVNGAEIKKSDVTMAEEELGPSLAQMDPATKDENVLSFLIDMKIVGKAAEDKKIADSEEFKKRLAFARNRLLMDSLLANEGKAATTPDAMKKVYEEASKQITGEQEVRARHILVETEDEAKAVKAELDKGADFAELAKKKSKDPGSADGGDLGFFTKEQMVPEFSAVAFSLEPGKISDPVKSQFGWHIIKVEEKRNRKAPDFEQVKAQIEQYVTRKAQADYVAKLRAEAKVERLDQPAADAKPADAAKPSDSKMAPPAKK, encoded by the coding sequence ATGACCACCTCGTTCCCGGTAACCACCGGCCAGCGTTTCCGCCATGCGTCCGCCCTGGCTGGCTGCCTCGCCTTGGCGCTGTCCCTGGCGTTCGCCGGGCCGCTGCGGGCCGCCGACGATCCGGTGCTGGCGAAGGTCAATGGCGCGGAAATCAAGAAAAGCGACGTCACCATGGCCGAGGAGGAGCTCGGACCGAGCCTCGCCCAGATGGACCCGGCGACCAAGGACGAGAACGTCCTGTCGTTCCTGATCGACATGAAGATCGTCGGCAAGGCCGCCGAGGACAAGAAGATCGCCGACAGCGAGGAGTTCAAGAAGCGCCTGGCGTTCGCCCGCAATCGCCTCCTGATGGACAGCCTGCTCGCGAACGAGGGCAAGGCCGCCACCACCCCCGACGCCATGAAGAAGGTCTATGAGGAGGCCTCCAAGCAGATCACCGGCGAGCAGGAGGTGCGCGCCCGCCACATCCTGGTCGAGACCGAGGACGAGGCCAAGGCGGTGAAGGCCGAGCTCGACAAGGGTGCCGATTTCGCCGAACTCGCCAAGAAGAAGTCCAAGGATCCGGGCTCGGCCGACGGCGGCGACCTCGGCTTCTTCACCAAGGAACAGATGGTGCCGGAATTCTCGGCCGTGGCCTTCTCGCTGGAGCCGGGCAAGATCTCCGATCCCGTGAAGTCGCAGTTCGGCTGGCACATCATCAAGGTCGAGGAAAAGCGCAACCGCAAGGCGCCGGACTTCGAGCAGGTCAAGGCCCAGATCGAGCAATACGTGACCCGCAAGGCCCAGGCCGACTACGTCGCCAAGCTGCGCGCCGAGGCCAAGGTCGAGCGGCTGGACCAGCCGGCGGCGGACGCCAAGCCGGCCGACGCGGCCAAGCCTTCCGACAGCAAGATGGCGCCGCCGGCGAAGAAGTAA